In Nasonia vitripennis strain AsymCx chromosome 4 unlocalized genomic scaffold, Nvit_psr_1.1 chr4_random0004, whole genome shotgun sequence, the genomic window CTCCTAGAAGAAGCTTtctaatagtaaaattttgagttccGTCGCAACTTCTAGAacatactttttggtgtgttagaagttcaaatcaagtgttttgagaaaatgtccgtatggatgtgtgtgtatgtgtgttgtgtgggtgtatgtgtgtgtatatatataccgtaatatttctggaactacttcgtcaatatcaataaaatttgatatgcataactatttttggattctaaaatcgggaaaaacagttatattttattttctcaattattttttttgtgctTTGATTACGGACGTATAAAGgacttattgcacttgagattttgaaaaaaagtagatattatatgtgttttggctaagttcatttcGCAGCTTCCAAActcctatggttcttaagatatcaaggtttcaaatatttttgaaaattttttaattttttatatctctaaaacaatgtaatcaaatgcttcaaaattttatttggtgatttaccataaaaaaaCTAACTGCTGCTataatttttaacgatttcgtcgagcggttctcaaataaagagctaaaatgtaaaaaccgatttttctcaaaacttttgcttccactaaacaatattttatttattggacctataaatttagtttgAGGAAGCTACGttccaatgaattggcagcggtttttttaacTTCTAATTCTTGTTGATGAACTGTTAAAAATTCACCTTCATACATTCTTGTCTAAATCAAATGTGAACATATATAAAGATAATTCGCAAAACTGTATGTACGTATGTACGTATTTTTCGACGTGAAGCATCTTGTTGTTTACATTTTGCATATTTCGGAATCTTAGCGGTACCTGGCCAGTACCTAAGTAGTCATGGTGCTTTAAATTGGCCAGTTAGCACTGGTCTGCTCGCCAGTTTCACTGCTCAATTTTCGACCAgggtaaataataataattatagacATAGATCACATATGTAAATGTCTGACCTAAACTATGTTTTctttaataaaacttttttgttttctttttattgaGACTTTACTTAAATCTAGCCCTGATAGCAcaaaacgtttttaaaacgttttaaTAACGTATGGTTCGCAAACGTTGGTACGTTTTTGACTGTTGGTTCCAGAAACGTTTTATAAACGTTTTAAAACTTTGGAAATGTCTGCCTCTTGAGCCTGTGACAATAATTgtaaaatgtttgaaaaacgcaatatttaggttttttaaagatttctatcatgttttgaaatttttatatttatttgtatttgatTGATCGATACTTAAGcaaaacgtttttaaaacattCTCAAAACGTTCTAAAATAGTGTCGGCATTTATTGATTTACGTTTCCCTGCAATGCATAATTACATTTAACGAATGTTTgtaaaacgttttaaaaaaaattttaatatatctgaaaaaatttatcaatatcCACCATTCGTCTTTTATCGTGCAGCAAGAACGTTTataaaacgttttaaaaaggtctcaaatatatttttttttattctaagGTTGAATGGTTATTTTGCATCTTATTGATAGCTgtgaaataaattcaaaataattttataaaatttttttatttgtatacttaactattaattataaaatacaaaataggGTTATAACGAATAAGCTGATATTATTTGGTTGATATACAAAACGGAATATCAGATAAAATACATCATGACAAATACAAAACGTAAATTAAATCGAAATcttaacattttaatattctGCAATGCAGTATACAAAGAATTACAAATATAATGTCATGTCATCATAATAACTATGCATCATAGGGAAAAGAACAAGATATTCGTTGAATAGAATTTTGCATAAGCAAGAATTAACTTGTTTGAACTTGGATGCTTACTTTCTGAGAATCTATCGGCAACAAATAACAACTTTATGCAATGTAGAAtggtttttctattacatagaTGGTGTTAtcgctttttaaaataaaatttctgcATTTTAAGTAATGGCCACCCTTAAGTTATATGCAGTTATTTTTGTGATTGGTAAATTCAaataaagatttattttacgtaatattttaaattaactaATGTCTGAAAGATTTAAAATAGTATTGGGCCATCAATGACTATTTCTACTACTGTTTCGACCCGCGAATCCTGCACTTGAAAGATAATTGGATATTCGCGATCGTGTTGAAATTTTGCTCGACTTAGGTTCGGTTAGCCGACGGGAACGTGGAGAGATGGGCAAAGCACATGTCATACACTGtcgtttaaatttaaacagaATTGGAGCCTCTATTACTCAAAAGTGTGAGTACAGGTGTGAGTGTAAAGAAAAACGCGGATCTTAATAAACAACTGAAGTGTTGTAGATCGATGGTTCGGGAGTGTGTTGAGTGTGTGAAAAACGTGGTTCGCGGCTCGAGATGGTGCACGCGGGCGAGCTTACTCTCATGAGAGTAGTCGGTAGTCGTCGCGAAACGTTTCGCGCACGTCCTCACGCTGTCCTGACGGTCACGCGGAGAACCTGCGCAAACTCGGTACTACGCGTAAGTCGACGCGCCAAATTCAAACGGCCCGAACAACTACGAATCATTTTCTTGAGCATATTTTGTGCAATCcttcgaaaaattaatttcagaTAATATTGACGTGCAATTTGTTGGAGCGGCTTATCACCTTTTCTGACAAAACTCTTTACTTTcctaatatattattcaaatctAAAAGCACTGTAATTATCCATACATCTAAAAATTGTTGACATCGTTGacgaaatatttcaatatttcacCAGAAAGGTTTAAATATTTAGCATGCTTGCATAACAGTGGATTCACGAATATATATTAATAGATATGTGCAAATACAAACAGTTTTTGTACAGCTGATCTCTCAATACTACAAGAAGTACTACAGGCCCGAGTATAACAAAAATAGTCTTAATTCGTGGGCTTTCCACAGCCGTCGAACATTCTTCAGTTGCCTAGGTTTTCGGCTAAAGTCAGAAGGCATATCATTTCTTAAATTAACCAATTTTTGGAAATTATTTTGCGCTGTTGATCCAATAACTTTACATTAGGCAGTACACCAATCCATATAACTTAATTAGTTTTAACATGACTGCAAAGCAAATTAAGTGCATGTGATTTAAAACAACGTTTGCAACTACACCAAATTACGTCGCATaatatagttttattttgttgatGACCATCGTTTATGCCATCATCAACATATGAATCATCTTTAAAGCCTTGATAAGTGTTTAAAGCTCTGATTTCACTAGAAAAACTTCGTTTGTTTTTGCCTCAACATCGGACCAAAAGTTGGCCTGTATCACTGTATTATCAGCGTAAGATATTATGTTATCTTTAAGCATGTCATAGACATAAAGTATAAATAGTAATGGTCCAAGTATAGTGCCCTGTGGCACTCCCGTACTTACAGTTTCAGTTTCGCTAACaacattttgtattttaactcGTTGTTCTCTATTATTTAAGTAGCTAGTCATTAAGTCTGATGCCTTGCTTTGagtttcatacttttctaatttttgcaGTAATATTTTGCTATTGAGCGTAACGAACTCTTTGGCTAAGTCTAAGAAAACAACTGCTAtttgtttacttttatctaggcagttgtatattttatttgatgtGTATTCAACTGCTTCTTTAGTTCCCCTATTCTTTACCAAACCAGactgattttttgaaatgataTTATAGCTACTGGCAAAATTGTTCAGTCTgatgtaaattaattttttctagaACTTTCTAGAAGCTTTCTAAACgaatttttccaaatttcagCAAGTTTTGATATTAAGGAGATTGGCCTGTAATTTTCAACATGATTTTTATCGTTTGATTTGTAAATTGGAATGTCAGTACTTGTCAAGGCTTCTGGCCAAGTAGCTTTTTCAATCGATAGATTGCATATATGTACAAGTGTGTTAATAATGTGTTTAGACAGataatttatagtttttttcATAACACGTACATCGATAACGCGCTTTTTGTCTACGAAAAAGTGGAGCAAAGGTCGAGTTTTTCAAGCCTGGACGAAAGGCCTTTTTAGTGTTttggtgtgtatgtgtacataTAAACACACCcaaacatacatatatacatatatcttaaggcaaaagtgttttttccctaggggcgaaagtaaattactcatgcCCCGGGGGCGGAAGTGTCTGTGTGTGCTGTCTATTTCGcctacaaaatttaaaatttttttttaatttttggaattttcgaaattttcctgccctgattataaaaagcacggtacACAACAAGGAGCAAATTGGCTTGTTCAGACTCGGATGATAAAAAAGCCAACTTTCGCCCCTAGTTGTGTAATGTGCCATTGTATTTATAGTATCTACTCCTCCGCTCTTCAGCGGCATatctttaatgattttttctaTTAGTTTGTAGGATTCAAGAAAATCGAAATTGGGTTTTGTTCAGACATTCTTAATGTGTAGTTAGTtggttgtttaatttttttagttagTTCTGATCCGATTTCGCTAAAGTATTTGTTCATAGTGTTAGCTATTTCTTTATAATTTCGTATTTTTTCAACACGTTGTTTATTTGTGTCACTAATTTGTGTAATAGAAGCAGTTCTTTTTGTGTTTTTgcctaattttttatttattattctccAGAGATCTCTAGGATTCGAGCAGTTTTTTTCAACCTCGGTACTATTGTTTTTTTGCTTGGCATCTCTGATGActttgtttaatattttctcataatttttatattcttttttttgagTCTTATTCATAATTGTTATTTCTCATTTATAATTGCACTTGTTATCCAATTATATCTTggcttatttttttctattttcctattccttttttttttagtaatcgTTGACTGCGCAgtccaattttttattttgtcaatAAGTGAATTAAGAGCTTCGTTAGGATCATTCATTGTCAATATCTCATTCCAATTTTCTTTATCCGCGTATTTTACTTCCTCCTAGaagaagctttgtaatagtaacaTGCATTTTTAGAAAATGGCTGTGCAGAtggctgtatgtgtgtgtgtgtgagtgtgtacgTATTCCGTCATGATTCTGGAACCACGCGATCGAGCGTAATCAAATTTGacgtgtatatattttttctgattctgaatttaGGAAcctttttttatgattttgacaattttatggccatattatagtcattttttcgatttttgaaaaaatatatattttttttatgatgatATGATtcatacaatatattcaacaatagtgtatctaaAAAAGCGTAAAATTTCCTACTTTTTTCCCGCAatattttccagattgaccgTTCTGTTCAATTGATAAGATAAAATaggtgatttttaaaaaaaagtttaatgtCTTGAAACTAAATTGTCAAacgtattgaaaaaatgtatgacaataaaaaacgatGATATGTATTTACTGTAAAATTTGTAAGCCATCTTAGCGACTAGTTTttgagctaaaaatcgaaaacaaaaaaaatgggtttttgatgtcgtacgattacgggagtaaaaattaaattttgggAGAAGATAGATTTTTTGCTTACTTTGGCTTAGTTCTTTTGGCAGCTTATGAAATCGATCAGTTCAAAAGATATTAAGATTTAAATTTTCTggtctctcaccctgtatacaatgtaaaactgaaaattactatttttgttaaacttTTAACTTGCTAACTAAAGTTTAGAATGTTTTaagaaaattcatgattttatgtgCTTATGAGgacagtaaaataattaagattaaaagtattttaaaaatcattaatagaCTATATATTTGAACTATATTGTATCCAttgaaactataaatttagttggaggaagctacatACCCAAGAATTGACAgcggttttttaaattttttataatcaatACAGTGTATTTTCTTGTGCCAGTTactaaatttcatttttttataagagctATAAGTAGTGGATAGTAATCTGTAATCAAGTGTTCTATTTTATAAGTCTTTATAGTAATTGTGTTTGTTTGTTGATGAAGATATTGTCAATGCAAGATCCACTATTATCAGAGGTAGCAGGTTTTGTTATTGATTGGAATCCTAGTACGTATCCTTTCTCtaagaaattatttaaatactcCTAACTATAATTATCTAGTTTTCGTATATCTATATTAGAGTCACCAATTACAAGGtgatttttagtattttgtttttttcttttgaaatctttaatattagtaactagcgcgccacgcgCGGCCTTACGGCTAGGGTGGCTTGCAGCCTTGCATGGCTTCGCGATGCAAGGCACGCAAAACGCTTCGCGCTCGCTTTATATTTATCGTTTATGTTTTACATTCGCTCTGTTAcctatttattaaaaaaaaaaacatgtgaGCTGTCTAGGGACAGCCGATGAGAGCGAAGCTCTTGactaattaaatattgattttatagTGATTTTGGAAATGTAAACAGAATGAAAGAATACGCTTTATTTTTGAAAgtcttatttttaatatgtacaAAGAATAATACAATTTAATGTATATGGATTTATTTATCACAGTTGATAATGGATACGATAGGTTTGTGGTAACTAAAATAACATGTATATGTTTCTGACTGTATATTATCAATAAATCTAGAGAAAACGGCATCGATGGTGGTGCCATAGTTAGTCGTCGATTGTGAAGAACTGTTGTTCAttgttaaattaaatttgtctataagaaatttttttaacggctCCGATTTGTCATCtgcaaaattaatattaatgtcTCCAGACAAAATAAGTGGAATTTTGTGCGTATCGAGTCCAAGTAGTGCTGCTCCTCCTGTATATTGTAGAAGTGTGCTGTGGATAAAGTAAATGATGTCCTCAATTTTTTGACTTGGTAAGATATAGATAGCTACCATTACTAGTTCAACATCATTTTGTAGTTTGTACGTTGCTGAACATATGTCTCTAACAGTATTATGAGTTGTTGCAAAACCCGTACTATTATTAACCATTATTTCGATATTTGGTGTagttatatttgttatatcaTTATTGTTTTGGTATATAGCAACAcgaaaatacgaaaaaaaaaatacgaaaagaaataaactatatttaagttatacttatatgtatgcatataaAATACGAAAGCATAACCTGTGTATTTAAATACttatatgtatgcatataagtatacgaaaatataACCTGTGTATTTAAGtaatacgtatatgtatatgtatgcataaaaaatacaaaaacatAACCTGTAATATCGTTAGTTAGTATAATTTGTGT contains:
- the LOC116738670 gene encoding uncharacterized protein LOC116738670; protein product: MDLTSSSTDDEKIIPKKVLVLSENYEPTNAATLLQYTGGAALLGLDTHKIPLILSGDININFADDKSEPLKKFLIDKFNLTMNNSSSQSTTNYGTTIDAVFSRFIDNIQSETYTCYFSYHKPIVSIINCDK